From Mercenaria mercenaria strain notata chromosome 17, MADL_Memer_1, whole genome shotgun sequence, the proteins below share one genomic window:
- the LOC123536077 gene encoding uncharacterized protein LOC123536077 isoform X4, with amino-acid sequence MIKQSQRATTKRQRSLSVGESDEVPEKMPRYQGWDTQDQAIASFNPSSQDTAQESDIGSVLSDHFKTLKEEMEPLEVAYRMKKKQILDASSHETIVNQKSRRMRVDAFIKALYKAMHRKSGSCDVYKELMSALTQTGQQGIVLTLQTSPKPYQPKQYESQTLLEMFMKKKNVILNEIEPLDVIDDIVEFRGLHLQDHEEIIQANSRKCRVKLLCKHLDSLPQDQAWMILKPIKDKYTGLLSDSSENVLSNASSGSSSTDLSSKLEGPSTELRINFLQKGKNSTVVEDSNEHDHPSMKLRQIKEIEQKLVEDANNDPAKREAIEKEMKECTLLFKSLKFSSIRISLLASSDISVQKLEEFCQDGRANSLILGLLDTESKEKLKELESTIASLDIYVDKEKTFLDILDEVGEGCLCTLTSRSITSHFDYIVEKIDDLDIPFIDKVLENGRLDQDSSKELLKIKECAFGKERRRKLLQFLQQKNTSQTLLCILENDILMSDAEIILRIQQTKPCRVLADSGHDFSREAKVITASDLHEHAEILEDEIDPRWFLSSLQSRTDKRSTEIVKTIKDSKSRKERSMPFLKYLYDEENLQWFADGLAISNKHILHQLQFHKCQEKVHTQDLKFAFLSAFDDITKDLEPLQLAKYFGSSFLQQTDFASLRDINTRQGRASYFIRKILSGSDHMLGETLEAMRCSYSDLVSTVEDILKCGSVCEKYKCPRIRRWQGNSPVCVFRTNIPLFDEDSNKRTEETYEVYSPERKLKNMLATGFVQAKVLKYEKGKPWTLSGRLNTCIGVIGSETPCKRSLLKAMSERIVTNVETAKIHVETDVKKFSAYKEAKNVIFWDLPEVGTDHFPRETYLTDIAFKRYDCFAMLVKDQNISDDYILLAKEIVNLHRKVVLICTNKGSPKVPSTKYEPIAHCSSAENVKEKQAVDKFRQTCYKRLQELGCNKTPFFLIKEDAILNNNYDFDKLFAKLIEEVSNEKHNT; translated from the exons aCAACAAAGAGGCAGAGATCACT ATCTGTCGGAGAAAGTGATGAAGTCCCTGAAAAGATGCCTCGGTACCAAGGATGGGATACGCAAG atcaGGCCATTGCTTCTTTCAATCCAAGTTCCCAGGATACAGCGCAA GAATCTGATATCGGCAGTGTACTGTCCGAccactttaaaactttaaaagaagaaatggaGCCGTTGGAAGTTGCATACAGAATGAAAAAGAAACAGATACTAGACGCATCATCACATGAAACAATTGTCAATCAGAAATCGAGACGAATGCGCGTTGATGCATTCATCAAGGCGTTATACAAAGCAATGCATCGTAAGTCTGGCAGCTGTGACGTGTACAAAGAGTTGATGAGCGCACTGACACAGACCGGTCAGCAAGGAATTGTGCTAACATTGCAAACATCACCTAAACCTTACCAACCAAAGCAGTATG AAAGCCAAACCTTGTTGGAAATGTTCATGAAGAAGAAAAACGTGATCCTTAATGAGATAGAGCCTTTAGATGTGATAGATGATATTGTGGAGTTCCGTGGGCTACATTTACAAGACCATGAGGAAATAATACAGGCAAACAGTAGGAAATGCAGAGTTAAACTTTTATGTAAACATCTAGATTCTTTACCTCAAGATCAAGCATGGATGATTTTGAAACCAATAAAAGACAAATACACAGGATTGCTTTCGGACTCCAGTGAAAATG TATTGTCGAATGCCTCATCCGGTTCATCATCAACCGATTTATCGTCGAAACTAGAAGGACCATCGACAGAATTACGAATTAACTtcttacaaaaaggaaaaaacagCACTGTTGTTGAAGATAGCAATGAGCATGATCATCCAAGTATGAAGTTGCGTCAGATAAAAGAGATTGAACAGAAACTCGTGGAGGATGCCAATAACGATCCTGCTAAACGCGAAGCTATAGAGAAAGAGATGAAAGAGTGCACGCTTTTGTTTAAGAGTCTAAAGTTTTCGTCAATCAGAATTAGTTTACTAGCTTCTTCAGATATATCTGTACAGAAATTAGAAGAATTCTGCCAAGATGGCCGGGCAAATTCATTAATATTGGGTTTGCTTGATACAGAGTCCAAAGAGAAACTTAAGGAACTAGAATCAACAATTGCGTCTTTGGACATTTATGTAGATAAAGAGAAGACTTTCCTTGACATCCTTGATGAAGTTGGGGAAG GCTGTCTCTGTACATTGACAAGCAGGAGCATTACAAGTCATTTTGACTATATTGTCGAAAAGATTGACGATCTGGACATACCTTTCATTGACAAAGTCTTAGAAAATGGAAGACTTGATCAGGATTCATCAAAAGAGCTTTTAAAGATAAAGGAATGCGCTTTTGGGAaggaaagaagaagaaaattacTACAATTCCTTCAACAGAAGAATACAAGTCAAACATTATTATGCATACTAGAAAATGACATATTGATGAGTGATGCAGAAATAATCCTTCGTATACAACAAACGAAGCCATGCAGAGTTTTAG cAGATTCAGGACATGACTTTTCACGAGAAGCAAAAGTGATTACCGCCTCTGATTTACACGAACATGCTGAAATACTGGAAGATGAGATAGACCCAAGATGGTTCCTAAGCAGTCTTCAATCCCGAACAGACAAAAGGTCCACAGAGATAGTAAAAACTATCAAGGATTCCAAATCGAGAAAAGAAAGGTCAATgccttttttgaaatatttatacgACGAAGAGAACCTGCAGTGGTTTGCAGACGGACTGGCGATAAGCAACAAGCACATTTTACACCAACTACAATTTCACAAGTGTCAAGAGAAGGTCCATACCCAAG atttgaagTTTGCTTTTTTGTCCGCGTTTGACGACATCACGAAAGATCTAGAGCCACTGCAACTAGCGAAGTACTTTGGTTCCTCGTTTCTACAACAAACAGACTTTGCTTCTTTGAGAGACATCAACACTAGACAGGGAAGGGCATCATACTTTATCAGAAAAATTCTTAGTGGAAGCGATCACATGCTTGGAGAAACTCTTGAAGCAATGCGATGCAGCTACAGTGATTTAGTGTCAACAGTAGAAGACATCCTGAAATGTG GCTCTGTATGTGAAAAGTACAAATGCCCACGAATAAGACGATGGCAAGGAAACTCACCAGTTTGTGTGTTCAGAACAAATATACCATTGTTTGATGAGGATTCCAACAAAAG AACTGAAGAAACGTACGAAGTGTATTCACctgaaagaaaactgaaaaatatgttagCAACTGG GTTTGTGCAAGCAAAAGTCCTTAAATATGAGAAAGGTAAGCCATGGACTTTATCTGGCCGACTCAATACATGCATTGGTGTGATTGGTTCTGAAACTCCATGCAAACGTTCACTTTTAAAAGCCATGAGTGAACGGATCGTTACTAATGTAGAAACGGCGAAAATACACGTTGAAACTGACGTCAAGAAGTTCAGTGCCTATAAAGAAGCAAAGAACGTCATATTTTGGGATCTGCCTGAAGTTGGCACCGATCATTTCCCCCGTGAGACCTATCTGACGGATATCGCTTTTAAACGCTATGACTGTTTTGCGATGCTAGTAAAGGATCAGAATATTTCGGACGATTACATTTTGTTAGCAAAAGAGATCGTTAATCTGCATAGAAAGGTTGTTCTTATATGTACCAACAAAGGCAGCCCCAAGGTACCAAGTACGAAGTATGAACCTATTGCTCATTGTAGCAGTgcagaaaatgtaaaagaaaaacagGCTGTAGATAAGTTTCGCCAGACCTGCTACAAACGCCTTCAGGAGTTAGGATGCAATAAAACTCCTTTCTTTCTGATAAAAGAGGATGCCATACTTAACAACAACTATGACTTTGACAAACTTTTCGCAAAGTTGATAGAGGAAGTTTCGAATGAAAAGCATAACACATGA
- the LOC123536077 gene encoding uncharacterized protein LOC123536077 isoform X5, whose protein sequence is MEPLEVAYRMKKKQILDASSHETIVNQKSRRMRVDAFIKALYKAMHRKSGSCDVYKELMSALTQTGQQGIVLTLQTSPKPYQPKQYESQTLLEMFMKKKNVILNEIEPLDVIDDIVEFRGLHLQDHEEIIQANSRKCRVKLLCKHLDSLPQDQAWMILKPIKDKYTGLLSDSSENDKSSDTSVLSNASSGSSSTDLSSKLEGPSTELRINFLQKGKNSTVVEDSNEHDHPSMKLRQIKEIEQKLVEDANNDPAKREAIEKEMKECTLLFKSLKFSSIRISLLASSDISVQKLEEFCQDGRANSLILGLLDTESKEKLKELESTIASLDIYVDKEKTFLDILDEVGEGCLCTLTSRSITSHFDYIVEKIDDLDIPFIDKVLENGRLDQDSSKELLKIKECAFGKERRRKLLQFLQQKNTSQTLLCILENDILMSDAEIILRIQQTKPCRVLADSGHDFSREAKVITASDLHEHAEILEDEIDPRWFLSSLQSRTDKRSTEIVKTIKDSKSRKERSMPFLKYLYDEENLQWFADGLAISNKHILHQLQFHKCQEKVHTQDLKFAFLSAFDDITKDLEPLQLAKYFGSSFLQQTDFASLRDINTRQGRASYFIRKILSGSDHMLGETLEAMRCSYSDLVSTVEDILKCGSVCEKYKCPRIRRWQGNSPVCVFRTNIPLFDEDSNKRTEETYEVYSPERKLKNMLATGFVQAKVLKYEKGKPWTLSGRLNTCIGVIGSETPCKRSLLKAMSERIVTNVETAKIHVETDVKKFSAYKEAKNVIFWDLPEVGTDHFPRETYLTDIAFKRYDCFAMLVKDQNISDDYILLAKEIVNLHRKVVLICTNKGSPKVPSTKYEPIAHCSSAENVKEKQAVDKFRQTCYKRLQELGCNKTPFFLIKEDAILNNNYDFDKLFAKLIEEVSNEKHNT, encoded by the exons atggaGCCGTTGGAAGTTGCATACAGAATGAAAAAGAAACAGATACTAGACGCATCATCACATGAAACAATTGTCAATCAGAAATCGAGACGAATGCGCGTTGATGCATTCATCAAGGCGTTATACAAAGCAATGCATCGTAAGTCTGGCAGCTGTGACGTGTACAAAGAGTTGATGAGCGCACTGACACAGACCGGTCAGCAAGGAATTGTGCTAACATTGCAAACATCACCTAAACCTTACCAACCAAAGCAGTATG AAAGCCAAACCTTGTTGGAAATGTTCATGAAGAAGAAAAACGTGATCCTTAATGAGATAGAGCCTTTAGATGTGATAGATGATATTGTGGAGTTCCGTGGGCTACATTTACAAGACCATGAGGAAATAATACAGGCAAACAGTAGGAAATGCAGAGTTAAACTTTTATGTAAACATCTAGATTCTTTACCTCAAGATCAAGCATGGATGATTTTGAAACCAATAAAAGACAAATACACAGGATTGCTTTCGGACTCCAGTGAAAATG ACAAATCATCTGACACTTCAGTATTGTCGAATGCCTCATCCGGTTCATCATCAACCGATTTATCGTCGAAACTAGAAGGACCATCGACAGAATTACGAATTAACTtcttacaaaaaggaaaaaacagCACTGTTGTTGAAGATAGCAATGAGCATGATCATCCAAGTATGAAGTTGCGTCAGATAAAAGAGATTGAACAGAAACTCGTGGAGGATGCCAATAACGATCCTGCTAAACGCGAAGCTATAGAGAAAGAGATGAAAGAGTGCACGCTTTTGTTTAAGAGTCTAAAGTTTTCGTCAATCAGAATTAGTTTACTAGCTTCTTCAGATATATCTGTACAGAAATTAGAAGAATTCTGCCAAGATGGCCGGGCAAATTCATTAATATTGGGTTTGCTTGATACAGAGTCCAAAGAGAAACTTAAGGAACTAGAATCAACAATTGCGTCTTTGGACATTTATGTAGATAAAGAGAAGACTTTCCTTGACATCCTTGATGAAGTTGGGGAAG GCTGTCTCTGTACATTGACAAGCAGGAGCATTACAAGTCATTTTGACTATATTGTCGAAAAGATTGACGATCTGGACATACCTTTCATTGACAAAGTCTTAGAAAATGGAAGACTTGATCAGGATTCATCAAAAGAGCTTTTAAAGATAAAGGAATGCGCTTTTGGGAaggaaagaagaagaaaattacTACAATTCCTTCAACAGAAGAATACAAGTCAAACATTATTATGCATACTAGAAAATGACATATTGATGAGTGATGCAGAAATAATCCTTCGTATACAACAAACGAAGCCATGCAGAGTTTTAG cAGATTCAGGACATGACTTTTCACGAGAAGCAAAAGTGATTACCGCCTCTGATTTACACGAACATGCTGAAATACTGGAAGATGAGATAGACCCAAGATGGTTCCTAAGCAGTCTTCAATCCCGAACAGACAAAAGGTCCACAGAGATAGTAAAAACTATCAAGGATTCCAAATCGAGAAAAGAAAGGTCAATgccttttttgaaatatttatacgACGAAGAGAACCTGCAGTGGTTTGCAGACGGACTGGCGATAAGCAACAAGCACATTTTACACCAACTACAATTTCACAAGTGTCAAGAGAAGGTCCATACCCAAG atttgaagTTTGCTTTTTTGTCCGCGTTTGACGACATCACGAAAGATCTAGAGCCACTGCAACTAGCGAAGTACTTTGGTTCCTCGTTTCTACAACAAACAGACTTTGCTTCTTTGAGAGACATCAACACTAGACAGGGAAGGGCATCATACTTTATCAGAAAAATTCTTAGTGGAAGCGATCACATGCTTGGAGAAACTCTTGAAGCAATGCGATGCAGCTACAGTGATTTAGTGTCAACAGTAGAAGACATCCTGAAATGTG GCTCTGTATGTGAAAAGTACAAATGCCCACGAATAAGACGATGGCAAGGAAACTCACCAGTTTGTGTGTTCAGAACAAATATACCATTGTTTGATGAGGATTCCAACAAAAG AACTGAAGAAACGTACGAAGTGTATTCACctgaaagaaaactgaaaaatatgttagCAACTGG GTTTGTGCAAGCAAAAGTCCTTAAATATGAGAAAGGTAAGCCATGGACTTTATCTGGCCGACTCAATACATGCATTGGTGTGATTGGTTCTGAAACTCCATGCAAACGTTCACTTTTAAAAGCCATGAGTGAACGGATCGTTACTAATGTAGAAACGGCGAAAATACACGTTGAAACTGACGTCAAGAAGTTCAGTGCCTATAAAGAAGCAAAGAACGTCATATTTTGGGATCTGCCTGAAGTTGGCACCGATCATTTCCCCCGTGAGACCTATCTGACGGATATCGCTTTTAAACGCTATGACTGTTTTGCGATGCTAGTAAAGGATCAGAATATTTCGGACGATTACATTTTGTTAGCAAAAGAGATCGTTAATCTGCATAGAAAGGTTGTTCTTATATGTACCAACAAAGGCAGCCCCAAGGTACCAAGTACGAAGTATGAACCTATTGCTCATTGTAGCAGTgcagaaaatgtaaaagaaaaacagGCTGTAGATAAGTTTCGCCAGACCTGCTACAAACGCCTTCAGGAGTTAGGATGCAATAAAACTCCTTTCTTTCTGATAAAAGAGGATGCCATACTTAACAACAACTATGACTTTGACAAACTTTTCGCAAAGTTGATAGAGGAAGTTTCGAATGAAAAGCATAACACATGA